A region of the Phaseolus vulgaris cultivar G19833 chromosome 11, P. vulgaris v2.0, whole genome shotgun sequence genome:
GAGCCACAACAACACATGCAACCACGGCGACACGTGCCGCTACGCGCATGGCGAGGAGGAACTCCGCCCTCGCCCCGATAACACGTGGGACCCGACCTCCGAGCGCGCGAAGAAGGCATTGAAGACCGAGACGGGCGAAAAGTGCGCCGTATCGGAGGACGTGATGATGACGGAGGCTGTTGTCGACGATGACGATTACGGTTCCAATCACGCGCTTAGCAAATGCTTGGTGCATTTGCCGCGGAAGTGGAGTTCCGAGAATTTGAGGAATTTTCTCAACGAACAGGCAAGCCTGTTTGGTTATTTTGTTTTGGAGTTTTTCATCTCCAGTTCACTTAAGTTGACATTCTTAATTCACTTCAGTTGACATTTTCAATTTAATACTTGTGTTTTCCCCCCTTTTGCAGGGTATAGCTTTTAAGCATGCTAAGAAAAAGAAAGGTATGATGATTGGTTTTGTTACTtttgaagatgaagaacaattGAAGAGTTCATCAAAGGTATTTTCTATGACTGTGATCCATTTACTTCGTGTTTTCACTGGAAATTGGCAATTGATGGTTTATAGTTTCCAATTTATAGGATTTAGAGGGAAAAACAATTGGCAACAAAACGGTAAAGGTTGCTGATGTCATTCCTCGGTCATTTGAAAAGAAAAGTAACCCCAGTGTTGCTTCCCATCAAGAATTGGATGAGGGGGTTGATGTTCCTTCGAGTGGAGCTTTGGATGCTGAAAATAATGATAAGTTGGCTGTTGATGGTTCTGTGTCTAAGTCAAGAAGTTTGCGTGATGTAGTGACTCCTCTGGCTCACATTCCCTATGCTGATCAGTTGGAGCAGAAAAAAACCTCTCTCATGCAGATTCTCAAAAAGCTTGTCAGTCATGATTGTTTCTAAATAGTCATTGTAGTTTTGTCTATTATACACGTTccttttataaagaaaattgatttttttttctggcaGACTAGAAATGCTCGCAAAGCTTGTCCAAATGGCGTTTCTCTTCCTGACTGGATTCTCAAGTCCAGGGAAATAGGTAGTGTGTTGTTTTATATCTGCAAACTCCTTCAAATCTTCAAGAATGGTTTTATTTGTAGTTCTGAGTTTTAGCACTGGTTGAAGGTGTTATCTTGGAAATAACTCATTCAGTTGTCTTCATGATTTAGTGTACCCCGTATGTTCTCTTATCGAGAGCTTGTTTACGTGGAAACATAATAAGATTTTTAATGGCCTATGCAGTTCTTTTACTATTTCTTTCTCATACTTCTGCAGGTGGTCTTCCGTGCAAATTAGAAGGTATTATTGCATCTCCTATTGTAAATGGATACCGTAACAAGTGCGAATTCTCTGTTGGATATTCTCTGGAAGGCAAAGTGACTGTAGGTTTCATGATGGGAAACTTCAGGTAGTCTGCATCTTCTCGGTTTCTAGAATGCATTTCTTGTAAGTTTTAGTTGTATACTAAAACATTATTGCAGGGAAGGTGTAACAGCAGTTGGGGAACCAATCGAATGCCCAAATGTTTCAAATATTGCTTGCAAATATGCTACAATCTTTCAGGAATTTCTGCAGGACAGTGACTTACCAGTTTGGAACCGATTTAAAAATACTGGATTTTGGCGTCAATTGACGGTATAATTTTTGCTGGACTTGGTGTTGAAAATCTAGATTACATTTGAGTATGTTAGCtgattattttcattttattgtatACTTCTTACCCTTTTTGAAGAAATTTATATTTCTCTTGTAAGGTCCGAGAAGGGAGAACAAGTGGGAATACTGATCCTGCTGTAACTTTTGGTGGCATTGCAGAGGTCATGCTTATTGTGCAggtaatttttataaaaagaaatactTGCTAAATGTACAGGTTAAAAAATGGTGTTGGTAACATCCTTCAGGGTGGTGAAAGCTTTGATGGTTTCTTTGTCTGTAATCTTTAAGGCTCACTGTGACTGTGAACATTTAGAGTGAATTCTCTGACAAGccaaattaatttgtatttgtattatCGTTCAAACATTGTAAACTTGTATGATTTATAGAGGGAGACAAGACAAGATTCATGATTACTTGAAGCATATGATTTGTATAACTTCTTTGATTAATGTTGTTTATAATGCCTTGCCTTTGGTCTTGATTGTAGGTTTCTACTGCAAACTTTGATGATGCATTAGTAGCTGCTGAATTTAAGAGGCTTGCTCAGGCATTTGTTGCTGGTGGAGCTACTTCGCAGTGTCCAACATTACCCCTAACGGCTCTGATTGTTCAGGTAGCAGCAGCTGTTATACTTAAGCATATCTGTTTAAATATAAATTGGAAGGATAATGATGTTTCAGTTCCATTGTTTGCTAGATAGTAGCTATGTTATTATCTCTCTCCCTCTCCCAGCATCAATAGGTTAGGTTCCTTTAAGAAAAATCTGTAACATTCCCATGTATATAAAATATCTTCATTTTGCTTAACGTATATCAAATTTAATAGAGtgatatgattttatttaattttctaaaaacaatTTCTGATTTGGTAGCTGGTTTTAATTTAGGATCACCAAGGAATATCCAATGTGGCACCCGCTGATGCACCACTGCATTTGCTTACACTTCCTAAAGCAGGTGGGGATCCTGAGATCGGTGAAAACAATAATGCCATGGATGTAAGAATCCATGATTATATCAACAATCTCCAGTTCTCTATATCTCCAACCGCATTTTTCCAGGTTCACaatcatttttttaactattcCCAAGGGCATTCTTTCCCTTGTATATGGGAGTTTTGAATCTACTTCTGCTGTAGGTTAACACTCTTGCTGCTGAGAAGTTATACTCACTTGC
Encoded here:
- the LOC137819208 gene encoding zinc finger CCCH domain-containing protein 24, with protein sequence MAEPVTNIQLSPSKTLGSINGHDSIVEPNQTLSQDAQLNQENDVVVPTGKRNREDNDGEESSLHPMWKTSLCSFYRSHNNTCNHGDTCRYAHGEEELRPRPDNTWDPTSERAKKALKTETGEKCAVSEDVMMTEAVVDDDDYGSNHALSKCLVHLPRKWSSENLRNFLNEQGIAFKHAKKKKGMMIGFVTFEDEEQLKSSSKDLEGKTIGNKTVKVADVIPRSFEKKSNPSVASHQELDEGVDVPSSGALDAENNDKLAVDGSVSKSRSLRDVVTPLAHIPYADQLEQKKTSLMQILKKLTRNARKACPNGVSLPDWILKSREIGGLPCKLEGIIASPIVNGYRNKCEFSVGYSLEGKVTVGFMMGNFREGVTAVGEPIECPNVSNIACKYATIFQEFLQDSDLPVWNRFKNTGFWRQLTVREGRTSGNTDPAVTFGGIAEVMLIVQVSTANFDDALVAAEFKRLAQAFVAGGATSQCPTLPLTALIVQDHQGISNVAPADAPLHLLTLPKAGGDPEIGENNNAMDVRIHDYINNLQFSISPTAFFQVNTLAAEKLYSLAGDWACLGPDTLLFDICCGTGTIGLTLAHRVGMVIGIEMNASAVSDAHKNAEINGIKNIRFICSKAEDVMGSLLREYLNMTKKEDDSNTPKSGNDIPEDNACPEAENGEMASHCPENNNAEVGSEVQKDSTSEQVDGISEQAENVTGSQLRDDVNVPKEQSDDPNVCGSGNDIPGDSTCPGPETSEMTSRSENNNAEVGSEVQKGNSSENGNTSMQQFKNIVAIVDPPRAGLHPTVIKALRTHPRLRRLVYISCNPESLVANAIELCTPSPLKIEKGNKDNRGWRNMSSAGLARHRAKSMPISEAFHPVKAMAVDLFPHTPHCELVMLLER